A region from the Ciconia boyciana chromosome 1, ASM3463844v1, whole genome shotgun sequence genome encodes:
- the LOC140644619 gene encoding ICOS ligand-like encodes MKRETALWMVACLLFASLPRGQPDTTCHAFVGETVVLPCTATSPGELILSNSMLYWQIESVLVHFFHNGQDSLNVQDKHYHGRTSLFLDEMKHGNFSLKLSNVQLLDTAVYTCIYKQTGDHPSKTQKSKIELIVSAPSSTEKAPSPSGHSQISSRSPADAPCLAMLPLFFHLLFTLGVWHL; translated from the exons ATGAAACG GGAGACTGCTCTCTGGATGGTTGCCTGCTTACTGTTTGCATCTCTACCCAGAG GTCAACCAGACACAACGTGCCATGCATTTGTTGGAGAAACTGTCGTTTTGCCTTGCACCGCCACCTCTCCTGGAGAGCTGATCCTTTCCAATTCAATGCTTTACTGGCAGATAGAATCTGTCTTAGTGCACTTTTTTCACAATGGGCAGGATTCGCTGAATGTCCAGGACAAACATTACCATGGCAGAACTAGTCTTTTTTTGGATGAGATGAAGCATGGCAACTTTTCCTTAAAGCTCTCCAATGTCCAATTACTGGACACAGCTGTATATACTTGCATCTACAAACAGACTGGGGATCATcccagcaaaacacagaaatcaaaaaTCGAACTCATTGTATCAG CTCCATCTAGCACTGAGAAGGCTCCTTCCCCTTCTG gacACAGTCAGATTTCCTCCAGAAGCCCTGCTGATGCACCCTGTCTGGCTATGCTTCCCCTCTTTTTCCACCTCCTGTTCACACTGGGGGTTTGGCACTTGTAA